A window of Periplaneta americana isolate PAMFEO1 chromosome 7, P.americana_PAMFEO1_priV1, whole genome shotgun sequence contains these coding sequences:
- the LOC138703418 gene encoding uncharacterized protein isoform X3, translating into MNCFEKRDGVTDGAGQKFEVEILAFLFLRGLNMCQNFRIASNMNHCGVFDDVIFQHKQDNVWKTSFLQLKHKRKSVQSMEIFARSTSAFDLIRYLQSYHTIKQQFSAANSRHPILGGDFEHCTFLLYTNSVFRTKRELHHGHFLKDDIHNSGGSNGYVFSFSENNEEDEFVMSLLKEYQYCKQSLDSIHCRNGENVMLQPAILQEISALLNSVTRADLVSLLENLKNHPSKQTLEEILEKLDYVSSCNAFLNKLKVLDGQSDVNALDDVIKRQIHEACGTDSDETNRIHKELIQHIETWWRNGTEFITEDAEFWRNMMQSRVDRVDRLSSLKLQQLDRISVRFRDSERTPLDESVVNVVADTGCTLLSCAKLRQTMETLEKTKYLLVDVSVIKHQMQEVISLWPTQWCDTLIVDCGKNDEGASLLLELGHKYKLVLVTSSVIPDAKCVHFDTCGYMQMNETTQRVLLERRIIFQGYEVLLKNVTENDVELLSTVNAEIVLNLLEGVHCVEVGKALKKPSYYYIKRGIRPHLATSSPFSIPASLWCLQDRIILISADPGVGKTTFIEQISLQSKETYPTFWVVRVKLNEHSAALNELSESVCSLEQALEFLWKVAGKKHNSDFERKIFWHSFHRSGKCAVLFDAFDEINPTFTTKTLNLIEAVSKSKVGKLCVAFRPVVQEMLESLLDVSSFILNPLLRTEQKELLQAHWAHCANPSKIRKLFSELSEEEIKAIRDIGMRSFNGGDSLEKLEYFCERILSSTSSKVSHDFWSVPLHITLLAVVFESNLVVSMNDVGMYISNEFDIIDLYRKFVEKKLNIYCNEKKEEETKTSATIDDNEILKELFMENHKFSGVAALVPANLLHELHNKELVSKMAAFLKRIEEGKEKRGVVVQVIAGKPHFVHRTLAEYFAAIWFSENYHDNGHVLEVVYFSDTNEVFREMFDRILSENCPLIQHILNRNAEGILSVASTDINKVDAGGRTALHISSIYESYSFDSVSPLPSCTLMGIFLSYDVSLTAVDQVFGFTPIQYADRVGNNIVLGEMFQSYDFNLDDIHLATSCQHVNPSCGCITGYKDLDSMLLDAVYYGNFDLVLRLLNSGADVNSQNKRGETPLQLAVESRNFEIVRILLEECGADFTVCNKWGESAIDLARKQTMDAKRNKLPAIKRCLLYYSERDFVLLPYRNWYSFQSYYSAQFATLKYSSDVCNYPSMHRYLFVESMEHKIDILILKYLENFQLSMLKPLIL; encoded by the coding sequence ATGAATTGCTTCGAGAAGAGAGATGGGGTGACTGATGGAGCAGGTCAGAAATTCGAGGTGGAGATTTTGGCATTTCTTTTCCTTCGAGGTCTCAACATGTGCCAGAACTTCCGCATTGCTTCGAATATGAATCACTGTGGTGTATTTGATGACGTCATATTTCAACATAAACAAGACAATGTGTGGAAGACTAGCTTCCTCCAGCTGAAACACAAGAGGAAATCTGTACAATCGATGGAAATTTTTGCACGGTCAACATCAGCTTTCGACCTCATCAGGTATCTTCAATCTTACCACACCATAAAGCAACAGTTCTCTGCAGCCAACAGTAGACATCCCATTCTTGGTGGCGACTTCGAGCACTGCACTTTCTTGTTGTACACCAACTCAGTGTTTAGGACAAAGCGAGAGCTCCATCATGGACACTTCCTCAAGGATGACATTCATAACTCTGGAGGAAGTAACGGCTATGTCTTCAGCTTTAGTGAAAACAATGAAGAGGACGAATTCGTAATGTCACTCTTGAAGGAATATCAGTATTGCAAGCAATCATTAGATAGTATTCATTGCAGGAATGGAGAAAATGTCATGCTTCAGCCTGCCATATTACAGGAGATAAGTGCACTATTGAATTCTGTTACGAGAGCTGACCTCGTGAGCTTATTAGAGAATCTGAAAAATCATCCTTCGAAACAGACTCTTGaagaaattttagagaaattggaTTATGTGTCTTCATGCAATGCTTTTCTAAATAAGCTGAAAGTTTTGGATGGACAGTCTGACGTTAATGCTTTGGACGATGTAATTAAGAGACAGATACACGAGGCGTGTGGAACAGATTCTGATGAGACAAATAGGATTCACAAAGAACTCATCCAGCACATCGAGACTTGGTGGAGAAATGGTAccgaattcattacagaggaTGCAGAGTTCTGGCGAAATATGATGCAGTCGAGAGTTGATAGAGTAGATCGGCTATCATCATTAAAATTGCAGCAGTTGGACCGCATCAGCGTCAGGTTTCGAGATTCAGAGCGAACTCCATTGGATGAATCTGTTGTAAATGTTGTGGCAGACACCGGATGTACTTTGTTGAGCTGTGCGAAACTTCGCCAAACAATGGAGACTCTTGAGAAAACGAAATATTTGTTAGTTGATGTGTCTGTTATTAAACACCAAATGCAGGAGGTGATCTCTCTTTGGCCTACTCAGTGGTGCGACACTTTGATAGTAGATTGTGGAAAGAATGATGAAGGAGCTTCATTATTATTGGAACTGGGCCACAAATACAAACTGGTGTTGGTGACAAGCAGTGTTATTCCTGACGCGAAATGTGTTCACTTCGATACCTGTGGTTATATGCAAATGAATGAGACAACGCAAAGAGTTCTTCTTGAGAGAAGGATTATATTTCAGGGTTATGAAGTTCTGCTCAAAAACGTGACAGAGAATGATGTGGAACTCTTAAGCACGGTAAATGCTGAAATAGTATTGAATTTACTGGAAGGAGTACATTGTGTAGAAGTAGGAAAGGCTCTGAAAAAGCcttcatattattatattaagagagGAATAAGGCCTCACCTAGCTACAAGCAGTCCCTTCTCAATTCCTGCTTCACTCTGGTGTCTGCAAGacagaataatattaatatcagcAGATCCTGGAGTGGGTAAGACTACTTTTATAGAACAAATCTCTCTTCAGAGTAAGGAGACATATCCCACGTTCTGGGTAGTGAGAGTTAAATTGAATGAACATTCTGCTGCACTTAATGAACTGAGTGAGAGTGTTTGTAGCCTTGAACAGGCGTTGGAATTCCTGTGGAAAGTGGCAGGGAAGAAACATAATTCCGACTTTGAGCGGAAAATATTTTGGCATTCCTTTCACAGATCTGGCAAATGTGCCGTCCTATTCGACGCATTTGATGAGATAAATCCAACTTTTACAACAAAAACGTTGAATTTAATTGAAGCAGTAAGTAAATCCAAGGTTGGGAAGCTGTGTGTGGCATTTCGTCCTGTAGTGCAAGAGATGCTGGAATCGTTACTTGATGTTAGTTCATTCATTTTAAACCCTCTATTGAGAACAGAACAGAAAGAACTTCTACAAGCTCATTGGGCACATTGTGCTAACCCTTCGAAAATACGCAAGCTTTTTTCGGAACTGTCAGAGGAGGAGATTAAAGCTATCAGGGACATTGGCATGAGAAGCTTTAATGGTGGAGATAGTCTTGAAAAACTGGAATATTTTTGTGAAAGGATCCTGAGCAGTACATCATCTAAAGTATCTCATGATTTTTGGTCAGTGCCATTGCACATAACTCTCCTCGCTGTAGTCTTTGAATCTAATCTGGTTGTCTCCATGAATGATGTTGGTATGTACATTTCTAATGAATTCGATATTATTGATTTATATCGAAAATTTGTTGAAAAGAAACTTAACATATATTGCAACGAAAAAAAGGAAGAGGAGACGAAGACATCTGCAACTATAGATGATAACGAGATACTGAAGGAACTGTTCATGGAGAATCACAAGTTTTCAGGTGTTGCAGCCTTGGTACCAGCAAACCTCCTGCATGAGCTGCACAATAAGGAATTAGTGTCTAAGATGGCAGCGTTCTTAAAACGAATCGAGGAAGGGAAGGAGAAGAGGGGAGTTGTGGTACAAGTGATAGCAGGAAAGCCGCATTTTGTGCATAGGACTTTAGCAGAATATTTTGCAGCCATCTGGTTTTCGGAAAATTATCATGACAATGGACATGTTCTGGAGGTGGTATATTTTTCTGATACCAATGAGGTTTTCCGAGAAATGTTCGACAGAATACTGAGCGAGAACTGTCCATTAATCCAGCACATTCTGAATCGAAATGCTGAAGGCATTCTTTCTGTTGCTTCAACTGATATAAACAAAGTGGATGCAGGTGGTAGAACTGCTTTACATATCTCCAGTATATATGAAAGTTATTCGTTTGATTCTGTTTCGCCATTGCCTTCGTGTACACTCATGGGCATTTTTCTGTCTTATGATGTCTCTCTTACTGCAGTTGACCAAGTGTTTGGATTCACTCCCATTCAGTATGCGGATCGTGTTGGCAATAATATAGTGCTGggtgaaatgtttcagtcttaTGATTTTAATCTCGATGATATTCACCTTGCAACATCCTGCCAACATGTAAACCCAAGCTGCGGCTGTATCACTGGATATAAAGATTTGGACAGCATGTTGCTAGATGCTGTTTATTATGGCAACTTCGATCTTGTTCTCAGGCTCTTGAATTCTGGAGCTGATGTAAATTCCCAGAATAAGCGTGGAGAAACTCCACTTCAACTGGCTGTTGAAAgtagaaattttgaaattgttcgaATTTTGTTGGAGGAATGTGGTGCGGACTTCACAGTTTGTAATAAGTGGGGCGAGAGTGCAATTGATTTGGCCAGAAAGCAGACTATGGATGCGAAAAGAAATAAACTGCCAGCAATCAAAAGATGTTTGTTGTATTATTCTGAAAGGGATTTTGTCTTACTCCCCTATCGTAATTGGTACAGTTTTCAATCATATTACAGTGCTCAATTTGCAACACTAAAATATAGTTCAGATGTTTGTAATTATCCATCTATGCACCGATATTTATTTGTTGAAAGTATGGAGCATAAAATcgatattttaatattgaaatatctaGAGAATTTTCAGTTATCGATGTTAAAGCCACTGATACTGTAA